Genomic DNA from Alicyclobacillus fastidiosus:
ATCCCTCAATGCCTCAGAAGCCAATTGAAAAAGTTCCAATCCACGGGATGCACGAGCCCATTCCCGCGTGCGGTAAAAGAACTTCTTGAGTAACTCCGCATTCATCCCAATACCCCACCTTACAAACTGCAAGGTATCTTCGAGGACAATGTCGTCAAGTATCCATCCTCGAAGGTTCTATAATTTCGTTACAGGCTATCTCTTGCACTGCCGTTCTCTCTACCGTGGTCGCCTGCGCCGTGGCTTAGCACACCGGGGCGTGCGCGGCGACGATGAGTGGCTACTTGCCTTGGAATTTCGGTACTCTCTTCTCCATCATTGCGGTGATTCCTTCTCGGACATCTTCGGTTGCAAGACACTCTTTCAAATCACGCAATTCCGCTTTGAGCTGTTGGACGAGTGATACCTCATAAGTCGACACCAGCAGCCGCTTCGATAAAGTGGTCGCGATCGGGGGTCCCGCGGCCAGCCGCTCGGCAAGTTCCAGCGCCGACTCCTCGAGTTGTTCAGGCGCGACCACCTGATGGACAAGGCCGATCCGAAACGCCTCGTCCGCCGTCACGTCGCGGCCCGTCAAGATCAAATCAGTCGCTGCGGCGTGGCCGACGATACGAGGCAACAGATAGGTCATCCCCGCGTCCGGGCTCAAGGCCCTGCGGATGTATCCGGTCGTCAGGGTGGCCGTTTGGGCCGCATACCGGAAGTCGCACGCCAAGGCCAACGACAACCCAGCACCTGCAGCAGCCCCATTAATCGCCGCGATCACAGGCTTATCGTTGTACACCACGCACTCGATGAGTCTCCCTACCCACTCGAGATCGTCGAGGCGAGCGTGTCGTGTACTCGGAAATAAACTTCCGTCTGTAAAGCGAGACAAATCTAATCCGCTACAAAACCCCCGACCACAGCCGGTGATCACCACAGCCCGCACTGAATCGTCACGAGAAGCACCCGTTAGTGCGTCAATGAGATGATCACTCATAGATGCGTCAAACGCATTCAGCCGATGCGGCCGGTTCAGCTTGAGAACTCGGATTGCGCCGATATCCTCGACGAGTAAATCGTCCACAGACATGACTCCCCTCGATAAACTTCCAAGGCTATGCAAATTCGCAAAGCTATTTTTCCGAGAACTTCCCACATTCCATTCTACCACTTATAGGTAGATGTACGGGGCTGAATCACTTGACACTAGTTCGATGATGATCTAATTTGTTTGTGATGAATATTGATGTAGATCGAGGTGTTTATATGACGGATAACGATGTGAATCAATTGGTGGTCTATCTGAAGGTACTCGCCGATGAAAGCCGATTGCGAATCCTTGGCGTGCTCGCTGGCCGCGAATCCAGCGTCGAGGAGTTGGCGGCATATCTCTCCCTCAAACCGCCCACGGTCTCACACCACCTAGCCAAACTGCGCGAGGTCGGCCTCGTTTCGATGAGATCGGAAGGCAACACACACTTGTACCGATTTGTCGCGGAGGGGCTAGCCCATCTCAATCGCGACCTCCTGACACCGGAAAAATTGGCACACATGGCGGATGATATCGTTGGAGACGAATGGGAGCGCAAAGTGTTAAGAGACTTTCTGAATGGCGAAGAACTGAAAGAAATTCCGGCCAGTCGAAAGAAGCGTCTAGTTGTATTAGCATGGCTCGCAGAAAAATTTGAACCTGGCCAGCGCTACCCGGAAGCTCAAGTCAACGAAATCATCAAACGGCACCACCCAGACTTCGCAACGCTTCGGCGCGAGCTGATAGGAAACCGCTTCATGACGCGCGAGCACAGTGTATACTGGCGACTCCGCCCAGGCGAATGAGCGACAGCTGCGCAGGGGCGCCGCGTGTTCGCGGCGAAACGAACGTCCTCCACGACCCAGCAGGATTGAGGCTGGAAGGGCGCTTCTGGTTCGCCGAACGGCGAGTTGATCCGCGCACGTAGATCCATAGATATTCGAATACAGTGATGATTTCGTGATCCGTACTCAAAATTCGACAAGTTTCGGGTTTGTATCTTCCCACCAATCAAGATTATCCCTGTCGCCGCCACATTATAGTCTAAAAGAGATCAGATCTCTGGATAACTTTTGTCCCTATCGATTTGCAGGCGCCCAACCGGCTCACGAACATGTGTGAGCCGGCGGCGGATACAGTAGTTGGCGATATGGCCTCACTTCTCGCTGAGAACTTGAGCCCACACGCTCAGGACATGCTCGCCGTTCAGCGATTGTACACCTGTGGCAGAAGGGTACAGCAGCGTCGGATATCCCTTTGGCGCATACTGATTCCCAAAACTCGAGTCCAAAGCGTAATAGGAGGTAAAGTTTTGCAACTTGAGATCTTTTATCTCCGCCGCCTCCACCCGCTTGGCCTGGGCCAAGGTGGTACCTGCGGGAAATCCGGTGTTGACAAGTACGGGCAGTTGCCCGAGTTGCGTACGATGGGTCGAAAGAAGCTCTAAGGTCCGCTGACAGTGCGGGCACCAGTACGCCACAATGAGCACCGGCGTCTTCGCGACATCCAAATCAACGCGATTGCCATCGCCGTCGAGGACCTGGAGATGCGTATCTGCTACATTCGTCACAGGAACTGGGTCGACCCTCGAGTCAGGCGTCACCACCATGTCTTTCGTCTTGTTCTGGAATACCAGTTGTTTGGACGCCGTTCCTGCGGACTGATTCGAGGGAAGGTGCATCGTTGCACACCCACTGATCAGCACGCAAAATGTGAGAAGAGAAACGGCGATGGGTAGACGGTTCACGTCTATTTCCGCCTTTCTGTCATCCGCGATCACGCGGAGAGAAATTCCAATACAGCCGTCGCCACTAGGCCAAGCTTACCCACAAGATAAACGAACGGCGGACGCCCGGCAATTAGATTTAGAGCGACAATTGATACGAAAGTGTGAACGCCAAGCCGCGAGTTGCCTTCCCACCGCACAAAAACACCCACAGGCCCATACAGTGTCTGTACAGGCCTGTGGGTGCATACCTAGTCGCTGTAAGTCCTCGCAGACGAACTAGACAACCGGTTGTGCCGCACGAGCGCGGATGTGCTGCGTCAGTCGAACCGTGACATCGTATTTGAGGAATGGCGTCACCAAATAAATGCCTCGGAAGTGACGACTCGCCGTGTCGCACAACTCCTTCGCGATTTCGAAGCCGACGTCCGCGGCTTCCTCGGCGGAACTGTCCCGCATACGCTGCAGTACGTGTTCTGGAATCGTGATGCCGGGCACTTGATGATGAAGGAACTCGGCGTTGCGCAAGCTCGTAAGCGGCATGACGCCGATCATGACCGGTACCCCTAAATCCCGGGTGGCGATGGCCAATTGTTCCATCGTCTCCTCGTCGTACACAGGTTGCGTCATCACGTAGTCGGCACCCGCTTCAACTTTGCGCTTTAATCGTTCAATCGCCTTCGCAAAGTTGCGCACGTGCGGATTAAACGCGGTCCCGATGACGAACTCCGCCGGGTGTTTCAACGGTTTGCCCGAGAAACCCACGCCTTCGTTCAGGCGCCTCACCATCTTGGTCAAGTCGATCGACGACACATCGTACACCGAGGTAGCACCAGGGAGGTCCCCATAACGAGATGGGTCACCTGTGATCAAGAGCACGTGGCGAACGCCGAGGACGTGG
This window encodes:
- a CDS encoding enoyl-CoA hydratase-related protein, whose protein sequence is MSVDDLLVEDIGAIRVLKLNRPHRLNAFDASMSDHLIDALTGASRDDSVRAVVITGCGRGFCSGLDLSRFTDGSLFPSTRHARLDDLEWVGRLIECVVYNDKPVIAAINGAAAGAGLSLALACDFRYAAQTATLTTGYIRRALSPDAGMTYLLPRIVGHAAATDLILTGRDVTADEAFRIGLVHQVVAPEQLEESALELAERLAAGPPIATTLSKRLLVSTYEVSLVQQLKAELRDLKECLATEDVREGITAMMEKRVPKFQGK
- a CDS encoding metalloregulator ArsR/SmtB family transcription factor — translated: MTDNDVNQLVVYLKVLADESRLRILGVLAGRESSVEELAAYLSLKPPTVSHHLAKLREVGLVSMRSEGNTHLYRFVAEGLAHLNRDLLTPEKLAHMADDIVGDEWERKVLRDFLNGEELKEIPASRKKRLVVLAWLAEKFEPGQRYPEAQVNEIIKRHHPDFATLRRELIGNRFMTREHSVYWRLRPGE